From Leopardus geoffroyi isolate Oge1 chromosome B4, O.geoffroyi_Oge1_pat1.0, whole genome shotgun sequence, a single genomic window includes:
- the LOC123591218 gene encoding formin-like protein 5 isoform X1 gives MARRWLRSPRIRNTFMVPRAGGPHPRPRTARGQLLGNFLAGEAAATSPGRALGPALRAPRSPPAPPPLRQRTLGRAVTWPGRQPCRASQEAPPPEIPPPSRPSAAAPGPPARDLGRATAPLPPPGAPSSASRVYNSGARVDGGGGGARASVWPKPRGLAAPRECDPLPLSASAWGSRPPSFPALLPVHCQSPLVLTRPVGAVKLVKDGPQVWGQADLCSGLSAVGLPLPLLASGVSSVKGGCSSSLPRPERLCYHGICLAPTHHPSVAPSP, from the exons ATGGCCAGGAGGTGGCTCAGGTCGCCGAGGATCCGGAACACGTTCATGGTTCCCCGGGCGGgcggcccccacccccgcccccgcaccgCGCGCGGCCAACTCCTGGGAAACTTTCTGGCGGGAGAGGCGGCTGCCACGTCCCCGGGCCGGGCTCTGGGTCCCGCGCTCCGAGCCCCGCGCTCCCCGccggcgccgccgccgctccgCCAGCGCACCCTCGGCCGGGCGGTGACGTGGCCAGGCCGGCAGCCGTGCCGGGCGAGCCAGGAAGCGCCGCCGCCCGAGATCCCGCCTCCCTCCCGTCCCAGCGCCGCGGCCCCGGGGCCTCCCGCACGTGACCTTGGGCGGGCCACCGCGCCCCTCCCGCCGCCGGGGGCCCCCTCATCCGCCTCCAGGGTTTATAACTCGGGGGccagggtggatgggggggggggcggggcgcgcgccAGCGTTTGGCCTAAGCCTAGAGGGTTGGCAGCGCCCCGTGAATGTGACCCACTGCCGCTGTCAGCATCCGCCTGGGGTTCAAGGCCTCCCTCCTTTCCCGCGCTCCTACCGGTCCACTGCCAGAGCCCCCTTGTCCTGACCCGCCCAGTCGGGGCGGTGAAGCTGGTGAAAGATGGCCCTCAGGTTTGGGGTCAGGCTGACCTCTGTTCCGGCCTGAGTGCTGTGGGCCTCCCTCTCCCGCTCTTGGCCTCAGGGGTTTCATCTGTGAAAGGAGGTTGCT CCTCATCCCTGCCCCGGCCAGAGAGGCTCTGCTACCATGGAATCTGTCTCGCCCCTACTCATCACCCTTCCGTGGCTCCCTCACCATGA
- the LOC123591218 gene encoding formin-like protein 5 isoform X2, whose translation MARRWLRSPRIRNTFMVPRAGGPHPRPRTARGQLLGNFLAGEAAATSPGRALGPALRAPRSPPAPPPLRQRTLGRAVTWPGRQPCRASQEAPPPEIPPPSRPSAAAPGPPARDLGRATAPLPPPGAPSSASRVYNSGARVDGGGGGARASVWPKPRGLAAPRECDPLPLSASAWGSRPPSFPALLPVHCQSPLVLTRPVGAVKLVKDGPQVWGQADLCSGLSAVGLPLPLLASGVSSVKGGC comes from the exons ATGGCCAGGAGGTGGCTCAGGTCGCCGAGGATCCGGAACACGTTCATGGTTCCCCGGGCGGgcggcccccacccccgcccccgcaccgCGCGCGGCCAACTCCTGGGAAACTTTCTGGCGGGAGAGGCGGCTGCCACGTCCCCGGGCCGGGCTCTGGGTCCCGCGCTCCGAGCCCCGCGCTCCCCGccggcgccgccgccgctccgCCAGCGCACCCTCGGCCGGGCGGTGACGTGGCCAGGCCGGCAGCCGTGCCGGGCGAGCCAGGAAGCGCCGCCGCCCGAGATCCCGCCTCCCTCCCGTCCCAGCGCCGCGGCCCCGGGGCCTCCCGCACGTGACCTTGGGCGGGCCACCGCGCCCCTCCCGCCGCCGGGGGCCCCCTCATCCGCCTCCAGGGTTTATAACTCGGGGGccagggtggatgggggggggggcggggcgcgcgccAGCGTTTGGCCTAAGCCTAGAGGGTTGGCAGCGCCCCGTGAATGTGACCCACTGCCGCTGTCAGCATCCGCCTGGGGTTCAAGGCCTCCCTCCTTTCCCGCGCTCCTACCGGTCCACTGCCAGAGCCCCCTTGTCCTGACCCGCCCAGTCGGGGCGGTGAAGCTGGTGAAAGATGGCCCTCAGGTTTGGGGTCAGGCTGACCTCTGTTCCGGCCTGAGTGCTGTGGGCCTCCCTCTCCCGCTCTTGGCCTCAGGGGTTTCATCTGTGAAAGGAGGTTGCT GA
- the KDELR3 gene encoding ER lumen protein-retaining receptor 3 isoform X2: MNVFRILGDLSHLLAMILLLGKIWRSKCCSGISGKSQILFALVFTTRYLDLFTNFISVYNTVMKVVFLLCAYVTVYMIYGKFRKTFDSENDTFRLEFLLVPVIGLSFLENYSFTPLEILWTFSIYLESVAILPQLFMISKTGEAETITTHYLFFLGLYRALYLANWIRRYQTENFYDQIAVVSGVVQTIFYCDFFYLYVTKVLKGKKLSLPMPI, translated from the exons ATGAACGTGTTCCGGATCCTCGGCGACCTGAGCCACCTCCTGGCCATGATCTTGCTCCTGGGGAAGATCTGGAGGTCCAAGTGCTGCTCCG GCATCTCTGGGAAGAGCCAGATCCTTTTTGCTCTCGTCTTCACCACCAGGTACCTGGACCTGTTCACCAACTTCATCTCCGTCTACAACACAGTGATGAAG GTGGTTTTTCTCCTCTGTGCCTACGTCACAGTGTACATGATCTATGGGAAATTTCGGAAAACATTTGACAGTGAGAATGACACGTTCCGCCTGGAATTTCTTCTGGTCCCTGTCATTGGTCTCTCCTTCCTTGAGAACTACAGTTTCACTCCCTTGGAG ATCCTCTGGACTTTCTCAATCTACCTGGAATCCGTGGCCATCCTGCCCCAGCTTTTCATGATCAGTAAAACCGGAGAGGCTGAGACCATCACTACTCACTACCTGTTCTTTCTCGGGCTGTACCGGGCACTCTACCTGGCTAACTGGATCAGGAGGTACCAGACTGAGAACTTCTACGACCAAATCGCAGTGGTGTCTGGAGTAGTACAAACCATCTTCTACTGTGACTTCTTCTACTTGTATGTGACCAAAG TCCTTAAAGGAAAGAAGTTAAGTCTTCCAATGCCAATTTGA
- the KDELR3 gene encoding ER lumen protein-retaining receptor 3 isoform X1: MNVFRILGDLSHLLAMILLLGKIWRSKCCSGEGRPGGGISGKSQILFALVFTTRYLDLFTNFISVYNTVMKVVFLLCAYVTVYMIYGKFRKTFDSENDTFRLEFLLVPVIGLSFLENYSFTPLEILWTFSIYLESVAILPQLFMISKTGEAETITTHYLFFLGLYRALYLANWIRRYQTENFYDQIAVVSGVVQTIFYCDFFYLYVTKVLKGKKLSLPMPI, encoded by the exons ATGAACGTGTTCCGGATCCTCGGCGACCTGAGCCACCTCCTGGCCATGATCTTGCTCCTGGGGAAGATCTGGAGGTCCAAGTGCTGCTCCGGTGAGGGTCGCCCGGGCGGAG GCATCTCTGGGAAGAGCCAGATCCTTTTTGCTCTCGTCTTCACCACCAGGTACCTGGACCTGTTCACCAACTTCATCTCCGTCTACAACACAGTGATGAAG GTGGTTTTTCTCCTCTGTGCCTACGTCACAGTGTACATGATCTATGGGAAATTTCGGAAAACATTTGACAGTGAGAATGACACGTTCCGCCTGGAATTTCTTCTGGTCCCTGTCATTGGTCTCTCCTTCCTTGAGAACTACAGTTTCACTCCCTTGGAG ATCCTCTGGACTTTCTCAATCTACCTGGAATCCGTGGCCATCCTGCCCCAGCTTTTCATGATCAGTAAAACCGGAGAGGCTGAGACCATCACTACTCACTACCTGTTCTTTCTCGGGCTGTACCGGGCACTCTACCTGGCTAACTGGATCAGGAGGTACCAGACTGAGAACTTCTACGACCAAATCGCAGTGGTGTCTGGAGTAGTACAAACCATCTTCTACTGTGACTTCTTCTACTTGTATGTGACCAAAG TCCTTAAAGGAAAGAAGTTAAGTCTTCCAATGCCAATTTGA
- the DDX17 gene encoding probable ATP-dependent RNA helicase DDX17 isoform X2, with amino-acid sequence MRGGGFGDRDRDRDRGGFGARGGGGLPPKKFGNPGERLRKKKWDLSELPKFEKNFYVEHPEVARLTPYEVDELRRKKEITVRGGDVCPKPVFAFHHANFPQYVMDVLMDQHFTEPTPIQCQGFPLALSGRDMVGIAQTGSGKTLAYLLPAIVHINHQPYLERGDGPICLVLAPTRELAQQVQQVADDYGKCSRLKSTCIYGGAPKGPQIRDLERGVEICIATPGRLIDFLESGKTNLRRCTYLVLDEADRMLDMGFEPQIRKIVDQIRPDRQTLMWSATWPKEVRQLAEDFLRDYTQINVGNLELSANHNILQIVDVCMESEKDHKLIQLMEEIMAEKENKTIIFVETKRRCDDLTRRMRRDGWPAMCIHGDKSQPERDWVLNEFRSGKAPILIATDVASRGLDVEDVKFVINYDYPNSSEDYVHRIGRTARSTNKGTAYTFFTPGNLKQARELIKVLEEANQAINPKLMQLVDHRGGGGGGGGRSRYRTTSSANNPNLMYQDECDRRLRGVKDGGRRDSASYRDRSETDRAGYANGSGYGSPNSAFGAQAGQYTYGQGTYGAAAYGTSGYTAQEYGAGTYGAGSTTSTGRSSQSSSQQFSGIGRSGQQPQPLMSQQFAQPPGATNMIGYMGQTAYQYPPPPPPPPPSRK; translated from the exons ATTTGGAGCAAGAGGTGGCGGTGGCCTTCCCCCGAAGAAATTTGGTAATCCTGGGGAGCGTTTACGTAAAAAGAAGTGGGATTTGAGTGAGCTCCCcaagtttgagaagaatttttATGTAGAGCATCCGGAAGTGGCAAGGCTGACTCCG TATGAGGTTGATGAACTACGccgaaagaaagaaattacagtGAGAGGGGGGGATGTTTGTCCTAAACCTGTGTTTGCCTTCCATCACGCTAACTTCCCAC AATATGTAATGGATGTGTTGATGGATCAGCACTTCACAGAACCAACTCCGATTCAGTGCCAGGGATTTCCGTTGGCTCTCAGTGGCCGAGATATGGTGGGCATCGCGCAGACTGGGTCTGGGAAGACATTGGCG TATTTGCTGCCTGCAATTGTTCATATTAACCACCAGCCATACTTGGAAAGGGGAGACGGCCCAATT TGTCTAGTTCTGGCTCCTACGAGAGAGCTTGCCCAGCAAGTACAGCAGGTGGCTGATGACTATGGCAAATGTTCTAGATTGAAGAGTACTTGCATTTATGGAGGTGCTCCTAAAGGTCCCCAGATTCGAGACTTGGAGAGAg GTGTCGAGATCTGTATAGCTACTCCTGGACGCCTGATAGATTTCCTCGAGTCAGGAAAGACCAATCTTCGCCGATGTACTTACCTTGTACTGGATGAGGCTGACAGGATGCTTGATATGGGCTTTGAACCTCAGATCCGCAAAATTGTTGACCAAATCAGG CCTGACAGGCAGACACTGATGTGGAGCGCAACCTGGCCAAAAGAAGTAAGACAGCTTGCAGAGGATTTCCTTCGTGATTACACCCAGATCAACGTGGGCAATCTGGAGTTGAGTGCCAACCACAACATCCTCCAGATTGTGGATGTCTGCATGGAAAGTGAAAAAGACCACAA GTTGATCCAACTCATggaggaaataatggctgaaaaggaaaataagacaataatatTTGTAGAGACAAAGAGACGCTGTGATGACCTCACTCGAAGGATGCGCAGAGATGG TTGGCCAGCTATGTGTATCCATGGAGACAAGAGTCAACCGGAAAGAGATTGGGTGCTTAATG AGTTCCGTTCAGGAAAGGCTCCCATCCTCATTGCCACAGATGTAGCCTCCCGTGGGCTAG ATGTGGAAGATGTCAAGTTTGTGATCAACTATGACTATCCAAACAGCTCTGAGGATTATGTGCACCGTATTGGCCGAACAGCCCGTAGCACCAACAAGGGCACTGCCTACACCTTCTTCACCCCAGGGAACCTAAAGCAGGCCAGAGAGCTGATCAAAGTGCTGGAAGAGGCTAATCAGGCTATCAATCCAAAACTGATGCAGCTGGTGGACCACAGAGGAGGCGGCGGAGGAGGGG GAGGTCGTTCTCGATACCGGACCACTTCTTCTGCCAACAATCCCAATCTGATGTATCAGGATGAGTGTGACCGGAGGCTTCGAGGAGTCAAGGATGGTGGCCGGAGAGACTCTGCGAGCTATCGGGATCGTAGTGAAACCGATAGAGCCGGTTATGCTAACGGCAGTGGCTATGGAAGTCCAAATTCTGCCTTTGGAGCGCAAGCAGGCCAATACACCTATGGTCAAGGCACCTATGGGGCAGCTGCTTATGGCACCAGTGGCTATACAGCCCAGGAATATGGCGCTGGCACTTACGGGGCTGGTAGCACCACCTCAACTGGGAGAAGTTCACAGAGCTCTAGCCAGCAGTTTAGTGGGATAGGCCGGTCTGGGCAGCAGCCACAGCCACTGATGTCACAACAGTTCGCACAGCCTCCGGGAGCTACCAATATGATAGGTTACATGGGGCAGACGGCCTATCAatacccccctccccctcctccccctcccccttcacgtAAATGA
- the DDX17 gene encoding probable ATP-dependent RNA helicase DDX17 isoform X3, giving the protein MDVLMDQHFTEPTPIQCQGFPLALSGRDMVGIAQTGSGKTLAYLLPAIVHINHQPYLERGDGPICLVLAPTRELAQQVQQVADDYGKCSRLKSTCIYGGAPKGPQIRDLERGVEICIATPGRLIDFLESGKTNLRRCTYLVLDEADRMLDMGFEPQIRKIVDQIRPDRQTLMWSATWPKEVRQLAEDFLRDYTQINVGNLELSANHNILQIVDVCMESEKDHKLIQLMEEIMAEKENKTIIFVETKRRCDDLTRRMRRDGWPAMCIHGDKSQPERDWVLNEFRSGKAPILIATDVASRGLDVEDVKFVINYDYPNSSEDYVHRIGRTARSTNKGTAYTFFTPGNLKQARELIKVLEEANQAINPKLMQLVDHRGGGGGGGGRSRYRTTSSANNPNLMYQDECDRRLRGVKDGGRRDSASYRDRSETDRAGYANGSGYGSPNSAFGAQAGQYTYGQGTYGAAAYGTSGYTAQEYGAGTYGAGSTTSTGRSSQSSSQQFSGIGRSGQQPQPLMSQQFAQPPGATNMIGYMGQTAYQYPPPPPPPPPSRK; this is encoded by the exons ATGGATGTGTTGATGGATCAGCACTTCACAGAACCAACTCCGATTCAGTGCCAGGGATTTCCGTTGGCTCTCAGTGGCCGAGATATGGTGGGCATCGCGCAGACTGGGTCTGGGAAGACATTGGCG TATTTGCTGCCTGCAATTGTTCATATTAACCACCAGCCATACTTGGAAAGGGGAGACGGCCCAATT TGTCTAGTTCTGGCTCCTACGAGAGAGCTTGCCCAGCAAGTACAGCAGGTGGCTGATGACTATGGCAAATGTTCTAGATTGAAGAGTACTTGCATTTATGGAGGTGCTCCTAAAGGTCCCCAGATTCGAGACTTGGAGAGAg GTGTCGAGATCTGTATAGCTACTCCTGGACGCCTGATAGATTTCCTCGAGTCAGGAAAGACCAATCTTCGCCGATGTACTTACCTTGTACTGGATGAGGCTGACAGGATGCTTGATATGGGCTTTGAACCTCAGATCCGCAAAATTGTTGACCAAATCAGG CCTGACAGGCAGACACTGATGTGGAGCGCAACCTGGCCAAAAGAAGTAAGACAGCTTGCAGAGGATTTCCTTCGTGATTACACCCAGATCAACGTGGGCAATCTGGAGTTGAGTGCCAACCACAACATCCTCCAGATTGTGGATGTCTGCATGGAAAGTGAAAAAGACCACAA GTTGATCCAACTCATggaggaaataatggctgaaaaggaaaataagacaataatatTTGTAGAGACAAAGAGACGCTGTGATGACCTCACTCGAAGGATGCGCAGAGATGG TTGGCCAGCTATGTGTATCCATGGAGACAAGAGTCAACCGGAAAGAGATTGGGTGCTTAATG AGTTCCGTTCAGGAAAGGCTCCCATCCTCATTGCCACAGATGTAGCCTCCCGTGGGCTAG ATGTGGAAGATGTCAAGTTTGTGATCAACTATGACTATCCAAACAGCTCTGAGGATTATGTGCACCGTATTGGCCGAACAGCCCGTAGCACCAACAAGGGCACTGCCTACACCTTCTTCACCCCAGGGAACCTAAAGCAGGCCAGAGAGCTGATCAAAGTGCTGGAAGAGGCTAATCAGGCTATCAATCCAAAACTGATGCAGCTGGTGGACCACAGAGGAGGCGGCGGAGGAGGGG GAGGTCGTTCTCGATACCGGACCACTTCTTCTGCCAACAATCCCAATCTGATGTATCAGGATGAGTGTGACCGGAGGCTTCGAGGAGTCAAGGATGGTGGCCGGAGAGACTCTGCGAGCTATCGGGATCGTAGTGAAACCGATAGAGCCGGTTATGCTAACGGCAGTGGCTATGGAAGTCCAAATTCTGCCTTTGGAGCGCAAGCAGGCCAATACACCTATGGTCAAGGCACCTATGGGGCAGCTGCTTATGGCACCAGTGGCTATACAGCCCAGGAATATGGCGCTGGCACTTACGGGGCTGGTAGCACCACCTCAACTGGGAGAAGTTCACAGAGCTCTAGCCAGCAGTTTAGTGGGATAGGCCGGTCTGGGCAGCAGCCACAGCCACTGATGTCACAACAGTTCGCACAGCCTCCGGGAGCTACCAATATGATAGGTTACATGGGGCAGACGGCCTATCAatacccccctccccctcctccccctcccccttcacgtAAATGA
- the DDX17 gene encoding probable ATP-dependent RNA helicase DDX17 isoform X1: MRGGGFGDRDRDRDRGGFGARGGGGLPPKKFGNPGERLRKKKWDLSELPKFEKNFYVEHPEVARLTPYEVDELRRKKEITVRGGDVCPKPVFAFHHANFPQYVMDVLMDQHFTEPTPIQCQGFPLALSGRDMVGIAQTGSGKTLAYLLPAIVHINHQPYLERGDGPICLVLAPTRELAQQVQQVADDYGKCSRLKSTCIYGGAPKGPQIRDLERGVEICIATPGRLIDFLESGKTNLRRCTYLVLDEADRMLDMGFEPQIRKIVDQIRPDRQTLMWSATWPKEVRQLAEDFLRDYTQINVGNLELSANHNILQIVDVCMESEKDHKLIQLMEEIMAEKENKTIIFVETKRRCDDLTRRMRRDGWPAMCIHGDKSQPERDWVLNEFRSGKAPILIATDVASRGLDVEDVKFVINYDYPNSSEDYVHRIGRTARSTNKGTAYTFFTPGNLKQARELIKVLEEANQAINPKLMQLVDHRGGGGGGGKGGRSRYRTTSSANNPNLMYQDECDRRLRGVKDGGRRDSASYRDRSETDRAGYANGSGYGSPNSAFGAQAGQYTYGQGTYGAAAYGTSGYTAQEYGAGTYGAGSTTSTGRSSQSSSQQFSGIGRSGQQPQPLMSQQFAQPPGATNMIGYMGQTAYQYPPPPPPPPPSRK; the protein is encoded by the exons ATTTGGAGCAAGAGGTGGCGGTGGCCTTCCCCCGAAGAAATTTGGTAATCCTGGGGAGCGTTTACGTAAAAAGAAGTGGGATTTGAGTGAGCTCCCcaagtttgagaagaatttttATGTAGAGCATCCGGAAGTGGCAAGGCTGACTCCG TATGAGGTTGATGAACTACGccgaaagaaagaaattacagtGAGAGGGGGGGATGTTTGTCCTAAACCTGTGTTTGCCTTCCATCACGCTAACTTCCCAC AATATGTAATGGATGTGTTGATGGATCAGCACTTCACAGAACCAACTCCGATTCAGTGCCAGGGATTTCCGTTGGCTCTCAGTGGCCGAGATATGGTGGGCATCGCGCAGACTGGGTCTGGGAAGACATTGGCG TATTTGCTGCCTGCAATTGTTCATATTAACCACCAGCCATACTTGGAAAGGGGAGACGGCCCAATT TGTCTAGTTCTGGCTCCTACGAGAGAGCTTGCCCAGCAAGTACAGCAGGTGGCTGATGACTATGGCAAATGTTCTAGATTGAAGAGTACTTGCATTTATGGAGGTGCTCCTAAAGGTCCCCAGATTCGAGACTTGGAGAGAg GTGTCGAGATCTGTATAGCTACTCCTGGACGCCTGATAGATTTCCTCGAGTCAGGAAAGACCAATCTTCGCCGATGTACTTACCTTGTACTGGATGAGGCTGACAGGATGCTTGATATGGGCTTTGAACCTCAGATCCGCAAAATTGTTGACCAAATCAGG CCTGACAGGCAGACACTGATGTGGAGCGCAACCTGGCCAAAAGAAGTAAGACAGCTTGCAGAGGATTTCCTTCGTGATTACACCCAGATCAACGTGGGCAATCTGGAGTTGAGTGCCAACCACAACATCCTCCAGATTGTGGATGTCTGCATGGAAAGTGAAAAAGACCACAA GTTGATCCAACTCATggaggaaataatggctgaaaaggaaaataagacaataatatTTGTAGAGACAAAGAGACGCTGTGATGACCTCACTCGAAGGATGCGCAGAGATGG TTGGCCAGCTATGTGTATCCATGGAGACAAGAGTCAACCGGAAAGAGATTGGGTGCTTAATG AGTTCCGTTCAGGAAAGGCTCCCATCCTCATTGCCACAGATGTAGCCTCCCGTGGGCTAG ATGTGGAAGATGTCAAGTTTGTGATCAACTATGACTATCCAAACAGCTCTGAGGATTATGTGCACCGTATTGGCCGAACAGCCCGTAGCACCAACAAGGGCACTGCCTACACCTTCTTCACCCCAGGGAACCTAAAGCAGGCCAGAGAGCTGATCAAAGTGCTGGAAGAGGCTAATCAGGCTATCAATCCAAAACTGATGCAGCTGGTGGACCACAGAGGAGGCGGCGGAGGAGGGGGTAAGG GAGGTCGTTCTCGATACCGGACCACTTCTTCTGCCAACAATCCCAATCTGATGTATCAGGATGAGTGTGACCGGAGGCTTCGAGGAGTCAAGGATGGTGGCCGGAGAGACTCTGCGAGCTATCGGGATCGTAGTGAAACCGATAGAGCCGGTTATGCTAACGGCAGTGGCTATGGAAGTCCAAATTCTGCCTTTGGAGCGCAAGCAGGCCAATACACCTATGGTCAAGGCACCTATGGGGCAGCTGCTTATGGCACCAGTGGCTATACAGCCCAGGAATATGGCGCTGGCACTTACGGGGCTGGTAGCACCACCTCAACTGGGAGAAGTTCACAGAGCTCTAGCCAGCAGTTTAGTGGGATAGGCCGGTCTGGGCAGCAGCCACAGCCACTGATGTCACAACAGTTCGCACAGCCTCCGGGAGCTACCAATATGATAGGTTACATGGGGCAGACGGCCTATCAatacccccctccccctcctccccctcccccttcacgtAAATGA